Proteins co-encoded in one Salvia splendens isolate huo1 chromosome 4, SspV2, whole genome shotgun sequence genomic window:
- the LOC121799943 gene encoding SART-1 family protein DOT2-like isoform X1: MGADLADPTHRRSVERRDGGDNMRERWTGDYGGMGENESDDALESGKNRGKEKSKSSSRREEKDHRSRDRERSKVLDNIKENKDSEKDRSSTRDRRKEDRDEREKDKIRDKGQEQDSERDKHKEKERDKERRDRIKEKEREREREKEAEKDADRGRDKEKVKEKSRDKDRDKEKEKDRSKDKEREKHKDRDREREFARHRGKDTAEREKGKERDREKEKLAEQEKDRASDRDKSSRKQKDESKDGHSRFENDYSNNQTSKHQVDNSDAKSGSKSLDQTEKADNRESTSKLEQRISKMKEERLMKKSEGAPDILSWVNKSRKIEEKRNAEKEKALQLSRIFEEQDNMNDEGSDDESGTQDITQHLGGVKVLHGLDKVLEGGAVVLTLKDQSILADGDINEEVDMLENVEIGEQKRRDEAYRDSKKKVGVYDDKFNDEVGVEKKMLPQYDDPIADEGLTLDSSGRFSGEAERKLEELRRRIQGVSASNHDEDLNSIGKTSTDYYTQEEMAKFKKPKKKKSLRKKDKLDINALEAEAIASGLGVEDLGSRRDGRRQIRKEEEDRIEAETRSNAYQSALAKADEASKYLRQEQGRTMQSEEEDAPAFGDDDDELRKSLERARRIALQKQNGTEKSGSMVIKLLASRDANESASDNPNESSGDQPENKVVFTEMDEFVWSLQLDEEEKKPGSEDAVFMEEDVAPSTSDHEMMDEDGGLTDVQEPTPDETHTEEKEEEVAPDETIHEQAVGKGLGGALQLLKDRGTLKETIEWGGRNMDKKKSKLVGIVGGDGTKEIRIERTDEYGRILTPKEAFRLLSHKFHGKGPGKMKQEKRMRQYQEELKIKQMKNADTPSLSVSRMREAQAKLKAPYLVLSGNVKPGQSSDPRSGFATVETDLGGGLTPMLGDKKVEHFLNIKRKPERGDTPSPKKPKRLNLSVLFPGKRGSL, from the exons ATGGGGGCTGATTTAGCTGATCCCACGCACCGCAGAAGTGTTGAAAGACGTGATGGAGGAGACAATATGAGGGAGAGATGGACAGGAGACTATGGTGGCATGGGGGAAAATGAATCTGACGACGCACTAGAGTCTGGCAAGAACCGTGGCAAAGAGAAGAGCAAAAGCAGTAGCCGTAGGGAGGAGAAAGATCACAGGAGTAGGGATCGAGAAAGGTCAAAGGTCCTGGACAATATCAAGGAAAATAAAGATTCTGAGAAAGATCGATCATCCACTAGGGATAGGAGGAAAGAGGACAGGGATGAGAGGGAGAAGGATAAAATTCGTGATAAGGGCCAAGAGCAGGATTCTGAGCGAGACAAGCacaaagaaaaagagagagacaAAGAGCGAAGAGACCGTATAAAGGAAAAGGAACGGGAACGTGAAAGGGAAAAGGAAGCGGAGAAGGATGCTGACAGAGGACGGgataaagaaaaagtaaaagagaagagcCGAGATAAGGATagagacaaggagaaggaaaaAGATAGATCAAAGGACAAGGAGCGAGAAAAGCACAAAGATAGGGATAGGGAAAGGGAATTTGCTAGACATAGAGGTAAAGATACAGCtgagagagagaaggggaaggagagagacagagagaaggAAAAGCTGGCAGAACAAGAGAAGGATAGGGCAAGTGACAGAGATAAAAGTAGTCGAAAACAGAAGGACGAGAGCAAGGATGGTCATTCTAGATTTGAGAATGATTATAGTAACAATCAAACTAGTAAGCACCAAGTTGATAACTCTGATGCCAAGAGTGGCTCCAAAAGTCTTGACCAAACTGAGAAGGCTGATAATCGTGAATCAACATCTAAGTTAGAGCAGCGTATTTCTAA AATGAAAGAAGAAAGGTTGATGAAGAAGTCTGAAGGTGCTCCTGATATTTTATCTTGGGTTAATAAGAGCAGGAAGATTGAAGAGAAAAGGAATGCTGAGAAGGAGAAAGCATTGCAGCTTTCGAGAATTTTTGAGGAGCAG GATAATATGAATGATGAAGGAAGTGATGATGAATCAGGAACTCAAGACATAACAC AACACTTGGGTGGAGTCAAAGTTCTCCATGGACTGGACAAAGTACTTGAAGGCGGTGCAGTTGTGCTAACTCTTAAAGATCAAAGCATACTTGCTGATGGAGACATCAATGAAG AGGTTGATATGCTTGAAAATGTGGAGATTGGAGAGCAAAAGCGAAGAGACGAGGCTTATAGAGATTCAAAGAAGAAAGTTGGTGTTTATGATGACAA GTTCAATGATGAAGTGGGTGTAGAGAAAAAAATGCTTCCACAATATGATGATCCTATTGCTGATGAg GGGTTAACTCTTGATTCGAGTGGAAGGTTTTCTGGTGAAGCTGAAAGGAAATTGGAAgag CTCCGAAGAAGAATTCAAGGAGTGTCTGCAAGCAATCATGATGAAGATCTCAATTCAATTGGGAAGACATCAACAGATTATTATACCCAAGAAGAAATGGCCAAATTTAAGAAGCCAAAGAAAAAGAAGTCTTTGAGGAAGAAGGATAAGCTGGACATAAATGCCCTTGAAGCTGAGGCTATAGCGTCCGGACTGGGTGTTGAGGATCTTGGTTCTAGGAGAGATGGGAGACGACAGATTCGTAAGGAGGAAGAGGATAGAATTGAGGCCGAAACGAGGAGCAATGCTTACCAATCAGCATTAGCTAAAGCAGATGAGGCATCTAAGTATCTCCGGCAAGAGCAAGGGCGTACCATGCAGAGTGAGGAAGAAGATGCACCTGCTtttggtgatgatgatgatgaactcCGGAAATCATTGGAAAGAGCGAGAAGAATAGCTTTGCAAAAACAAAATGGAACAGAAAAATCTGGCTCCATGGTGATAAAGCTCCTAGCCTCTCGTGATGCCAATGAGTCAGCTTCTGACAATCCAAATGAAAGTTCTGGGGATCAACCAGAGAATAAGGTTGTCTTCACAGAGATGGACGAGTTTGTTTGGAGCCTACAACTTGATGAAG AAGAGAAAAAACCTGGAAGTGAAGATGCCGTCTTCATGGAGGAAGATGTGGCACCGAGCACATCTGATCATGAAATGATGGATGAAGATGGTGGCTTGACTGATGTACAAGAGCCCACTCCAGATGAGACCCACACAGAGGAAAAAGAAGAGGAGGTGGCTCCAGACGAGACAATTCATGAACAGGCAGTTGGTAAGGGTCTAGGAGGTGCGCTTCAACTTTTGAAAGATCGTGGGACTCTCAAGGAAACCATTGAATGGGGTGGGCGAAACATGGATAAGAAGAAAAGCAAACTTGTTGGCATAGTAGGTGGAGATGGAACTAAGGAAATACGTATTGAGCGGACAGATGAATATGGCCGGATT TTGACACCAAAAGAAGCTTTTCGTCTACTCTCGCACAAGTTCCACGGCAAAGGCCCTGGAAAGATGAAACAAGAAAAGCGGATGCGGCAGTATCAGGAAGAGTTGAAAATAAAGCAGATGAAAAATGCTGATACACCA
- the LOC121799943 gene encoding SART-1 family protein DOT2-like isoform X3, whose product MGADLADPTHRRSVERRDGGDNMRERWTGDYGGMGENESDDALESGKNRGKEKSKSSSRREEKDHRSRDRERSKVLDNIKENKDSEKDRSSTRDRRKEDRDEREKDKIRDKGQEQDSERDKHKEKERDKERRDRIKEKEREREREKEAEKDADRGRDKEKVKEKSRDKDRDKEKEKDRSKDKEREKHKDRDREREFARHRGKDTAEREKGKERDREKEKLAEQEKDRASDRDKSSRKQKDESKDGHSRFENDYSNNQTSKHQVDNSDAKSGSKSLDQTEKADNRESTSKLEQRISKMKEERLMKKSEGAPDILSWVNKSRKIEEKRNAEKEKALQLSRIFEEQDNMNDEGSDDESGTQDITQHLGGVKVLHGLDKVLEGGAVVLTLKDQSILADGDINEEVDMLENVEIGEQKRRDEAYRDSKKKVGVYDDKFNDEVGVEKKMLPQYDDPIADEGLTLDSSGRFSGEAERKLEELRRRIQGVSASNHDEDLNSIGKTSTDYYTQEEMAKFKKPKKKKSLRKKDKLDINALEAEAIASGLGVEDLGSRRDGRRQIRKEEEDRIEAETRSNAYQSALAKADEASKYLRQEQGRTMQSEEEDAPAFGDDDDELRKSLERARRIALQKQNGTEKSGSMVIKLLASRDANESASDNPNESSGDQPENKVVFTEMDEFVWSLQLDEEEKKPGSEDAVFMEEDVAPSTSDHEMMDEDGGLTDVQEPTPDETHTEEKEEEVAPDETIHEQAVGKGLGGALQLLKDRGTLKETIEWGGRNMDKKKSKLVGIVGGDGTKEIRIERTDEYGRILTPKEAFRLLSHKFHGKGPGKMKQEKRMRQYQEELKIKQMKNADTPSLSVSRMREAQAKLKAPYLVLSGNVKPGQSSDPRSGFATVETDLGGGLTPMLGDKKVEHFLNIKRKPERGDTPSPKKPKRYRDKEK is encoded by the exons ATGGGGGCTGATTTAGCTGATCCCACGCACCGCAGAAGTGTTGAAAGACGTGATGGAGGAGACAATATGAGGGAGAGATGGACAGGAGACTATGGTGGCATGGGGGAAAATGAATCTGACGACGCACTAGAGTCTGGCAAGAACCGTGGCAAAGAGAAGAGCAAAAGCAGTAGCCGTAGGGAGGAGAAAGATCACAGGAGTAGGGATCGAGAAAGGTCAAAGGTCCTGGACAATATCAAGGAAAATAAAGATTCTGAGAAAGATCGATCATCCACTAGGGATAGGAGGAAAGAGGACAGGGATGAGAGGGAGAAGGATAAAATTCGTGATAAGGGCCAAGAGCAGGATTCTGAGCGAGACAAGCacaaagaaaaagagagagacaAAGAGCGAAGAGACCGTATAAAGGAAAAGGAACGGGAACGTGAAAGGGAAAAGGAAGCGGAGAAGGATGCTGACAGAGGACGGgataaagaaaaagtaaaagagaagagcCGAGATAAGGATagagacaaggagaaggaaaaAGATAGATCAAAGGACAAGGAGCGAGAAAAGCACAAAGATAGGGATAGGGAAAGGGAATTTGCTAGACATAGAGGTAAAGATACAGCtgagagagagaaggggaaggagagagacagagagaaggAAAAGCTGGCAGAACAAGAGAAGGATAGGGCAAGTGACAGAGATAAAAGTAGTCGAAAACAGAAGGACGAGAGCAAGGATGGTCATTCTAGATTTGAGAATGATTATAGTAACAATCAAACTAGTAAGCACCAAGTTGATAACTCTGATGCCAAGAGTGGCTCCAAAAGTCTTGACCAAACTGAGAAGGCTGATAATCGTGAATCAACATCTAAGTTAGAGCAGCGTATTTCTAA AATGAAAGAAGAAAGGTTGATGAAGAAGTCTGAAGGTGCTCCTGATATTTTATCTTGGGTTAATAAGAGCAGGAAGATTGAAGAGAAAAGGAATGCTGAGAAGGAGAAAGCATTGCAGCTTTCGAGAATTTTTGAGGAGCAG GATAATATGAATGATGAAGGAAGTGATGATGAATCAGGAACTCAAGACATAACAC AACACTTGGGTGGAGTCAAAGTTCTCCATGGACTGGACAAAGTACTTGAAGGCGGTGCAGTTGTGCTAACTCTTAAAGATCAAAGCATACTTGCTGATGGAGACATCAATGAAG AGGTTGATATGCTTGAAAATGTGGAGATTGGAGAGCAAAAGCGAAGAGACGAGGCTTATAGAGATTCAAAGAAGAAAGTTGGTGTTTATGATGACAA GTTCAATGATGAAGTGGGTGTAGAGAAAAAAATGCTTCCACAATATGATGATCCTATTGCTGATGAg GGGTTAACTCTTGATTCGAGTGGAAGGTTTTCTGGTGAAGCTGAAAGGAAATTGGAAgag CTCCGAAGAAGAATTCAAGGAGTGTCTGCAAGCAATCATGATGAAGATCTCAATTCAATTGGGAAGACATCAACAGATTATTATACCCAAGAAGAAATGGCCAAATTTAAGAAGCCAAAGAAAAAGAAGTCTTTGAGGAAGAAGGATAAGCTGGACATAAATGCCCTTGAAGCTGAGGCTATAGCGTCCGGACTGGGTGTTGAGGATCTTGGTTCTAGGAGAGATGGGAGACGACAGATTCGTAAGGAGGAAGAGGATAGAATTGAGGCCGAAACGAGGAGCAATGCTTACCAATCAGCATTAGCTAAAGCAGATGAGGCATCTAAGTATCTCCGGCAAGAGCAAGGGCGTACCATGCAGAGTGAGGAAGAAGATGCACCTGCTtttggtgatgatgatgatgaactcCGGAAATCATTGGAAAGAGCGAGAAGAATAGCTTTGCAAAAACAAAATGGAACAGAAAAATCTGGCTCCATGGTGATAAAGCTCCTAGCCTCTCGTGATGCCAATGAGTCAGCTTCTGACAATCCAAATGAAAGTTCTGGGGATCAACCAGAGAATAAGGTTGTCTTCACAGAGATGGACGAGTTTGTTTGGAGCCTACAACTTGATGAAG AAGAGAAAAAACCTGGAAGTGAAGATGCCGTCTTCATGGAGGAAGATGTGGCACCGAGCACATCTGATCATGAAATGATGGATGAAGATGGTGGCTTGACTGATGTACAAGAGCCCACTCCAGATGAGACCCACACAGAGGAAAAAGAAGAGGAGGTGGCTCCAGACGAGACAATTCATGAACAGGCAGTTGGTAAGGGTCTAGGAGGTGCGCTTCAACTTTTGAAAGATCGTGGGACTCTCAAGGAAACCATTGAATGGGGTGGGCGAAACATGGATAAGAAGAAAAGCAAACTTGTTGGCATAGTAGGTGGAGATGGAACTAAGGAAATACGTATTGAGCGGACAGATGAATATGGCCGGATT TTGACACCAAAAGAAGCTTTTCGTCTACTCTCGCACAAGTTCCACGGCAAAGGCCCTGGAAAGATGAAACAAGAAAAGCGGATGCGGCAGTATCAGGAAGAGTTGAAAATAAAGCAGATGAAAAATGCTGATACACCA
- the LOC121799943 gene encoding SART-1 family protein DOT2-like isoform X2 encodes MGADLADPTHRRSVERRDGGDNMRERWTGDYGGMGENESDDALESGKNRGKEKSKSSSRREEKDHRSRDRERSKVLDNIKENKDSEKDRSSTRDRRKEDRDEREKDKIRDKGQEQDSERDKHKEKERDKERRDRIKEKEREREREKEAEKDADRGRDKEKVKEKSRDKDRDKEKEKDRSKDKEREKHKDRDREREFARHRGKDTAEREKGKERDREKEKLAEQEKDRASDRDKSSRKQKDESKDGHSRFENDYSNNQTSKHQVDNSDAKSGSKSLDQTEKADNRESTSKLEQRISKMKEERLMKKSEGAPDILSWVNKSRKIEEKRNAEKEKALQLSRIFEEQDNMNDEGSDDESGTQDITQHLGGVKVLHGLDKVLEGGAVVLTLKDQSILADGDINEEVDMLENVEIGEQKRRDEAYRDSKKKVGVYDDKFNDEVGVEKKMLPQYDDPIADEGLTLDSSGRFSGEAERKLEELRRRIQGVSASNHDEDLNSIGKTSTDYYTQEEMAKFKKPKKKKSLRKKDKLDINALEAEAIASGLGVEDLGSRRDGRRQIRKEEEDRIEAETRSNAYQSALAKADEASKYLRQEQGRTMQSEEEDAPAFGDDDDELRKSLERARRIALQKQNGTEKSGSMVIKLLASRDANESASDNPNESSGDQPENKVVFTEMDEFVWSLQLDEEEKKPGSEDAVFMEEDVAPSTSDHEMMDEDGGLTDVQEPTPDETHTEEKEEEVAPDETIHEQAVGKGLGGALQLLKDRGTLKETIEWGGRNMDKKKSKLVGIVGGDGTKEIRIERTDEYGRILTPKEAFRLLSHKFHGKGPGKMKQEKRMRQYQEELKIKQMKNADTPSLSVSRMREAQAKLKAPYLVLSGNVKPGQSSDPRSGFATVETDLGGGLTPMLGDKKVEHFLNIKRKPERGDTPSPKKPKRKSNFNESL; translated from the exons ATGGGGGCTGATTTAGCTGATCCCACGCACCGCAGAAGTGTTGAAAGACGTGATGGAGGAGACAATATGAGGGAGAGATGGACAGGAGACTATGGTGGCATGGGGGAAAATGAATCTGACGACGCACTAGAGTCTGGCAAGAACCGTGGCAAAGAGAAGAGCAAAAGCAGTAGCCGTAGGGAGGAGAAAGATCACAGGAGTAGGGATCGAGAAAGGTCAAAGGTCCTGGACAATATCAAGGAAAATAAAGATTCTGAGAAAGATCGATCATCCACTAGGGATAGGAGGAAAGAGGACAGGGATGAGAGGGAGAAGGATAAAATTCGTGATAAGGGCCAAGAGCAGGATTCTGAGCGAGACAAGCacaaagaaaaagagagagacaAAGAGCGAAGAGACCGTATAAAGGAAAAGGAACGGGAACGTGAAAGGGAAAAGGAAGCGGAGAAGGATGCTGACAGAGGACGGgataaagaaaaagtaaaagagaagagcCGAGATAAGGATagagacaaggagaaggaaaaAGATAGATCAAAGGACAAGGAGCGAGAAAAGCACAAAGATAGGGATAGGGAAAGGGAATTTGCTAGACATAGAGGTAAAGATACAGCtgagagagagaaggggaaggagagagacagagagaaggAAAAGCTGGCAGAACAAGAGAAGGATAGGGCAAGTGACAGAGATAAAAGTAGTCGAAAACAGAAGGACGAGAGCAAGGATGGTCATTCTAGATTTGAGAATGATTATAGTAACAATCAAACTAGTAAGCACCAAGTTGATAACTCTGATGCCAAGAGTGGCTCCAAAAGTCTTGACCAAACTGAGAAGGCTGATAATCGTGAATCAACATCTAAGTTAGAGCAGCGTATTTCTAA AATGAAAGAAGAAAGGTTGATGAAGAAGTCTGAAGGTGCTCCTGATATTTTATCTTGGGTTAATAAGAGCAGGAAGATTGAAGAGAAAAGGAATGCTGAGAAGGAGAAAGCATTGCAGCTTTCGAGAATTTTTGAGGAGCAG GATAATATGAATGATGAAGGAAGTGATGATGAATCAGGAACTCAAGACATAACAC AACACTTGGGTGGAGTCAAAGTTCTCCATGGACTGGACAAAGTACTTGAAGGCGGTGCAGTTGTGCTAACTCTTAAAGATCAAAGCATACTTGCTGATGGAGACATCAATGAAG AGGTTGATATGCTTGAAAATGTGGAGATTGGAGAGCAAAAGCGAAGAGACGAGGCTTATAGAGATTCAAAGAAGAAAGTTGGTGTTTATGATGACAA GTTCAATGATGAAGTGGGTGTAGAGAAAAAAATGCTTCCACAATATGATGATCCTATTGCTGATGAg GGGTTAACTCTTGATTCGAGTGGAAGGTTTTCTGGTGAAGCTGAAAGGAAATTGGAAgag CTCCGAAGAAGAATTCAAGGAGTGTCTGCAAGCAATCATGATGAAGATCTCAATTCAATTGGGAAGACATCAACAGATTATTATACCCAAGAAGAAATGGCCAAATTTAAGAAGCCAAAGAAAAAGAAGTCTTTGAGGAAGAAGGATAAGCTGGACATAAATGCCCTTGAAGCTGAGGCTATAGCGTCCGGACTGGGTGTTGAGGATCTTGGTTCTAGGAGAGATGGGAGACGACAGATTCGTAAGGAGGAAGAGGATAGAATTGAGGCCGAAACGAGGAGCAATGCTTACCAATCAGCATTAGCTAAAGCAGATGAGGCATCTAAGTATCTCCGGCAAGAGCAAGGGCGTACCATGCAGAGTGAGGAAGAAGATGCACCTGCTtttggtgatgatgatgatgaactcCGGAAATCATTGGAAAGAGCGAGAAGAATAGCTTTGCAAAAACAAAATGGAACAGAAAAATCTGGCTCCATGGTGATAAAGCTCCTAGCCTCTCGTGATGCCAATGAGTCAGCTTCTGACAATCCAAATGAAAGTTCTGGGGATCAACCAGAGAATAAGGTTGTCTTCACAGAGATGGACGAGTTTGTTTGGAGCCTACAACTTGATGAAG AAGAGAAAAAACCTGGAAGTGAAGATGCCGTCTTCATGGAGGAAGATGTGGCACCGAGCACATCTGATCATGAAATGATGGATGAAGATGGTGGCTTGACTGATGTACAAGAGCCCACTCCAGATGAGACCCACACAGAGGAAAAAGAAGAGGAGGTGGCTCCAGACGAGACAATTCATGAACAGGCAGTTGGTAAGGGTCTAGGAGGTGCGCTTCAACTTTTGAAAGATCGTGGGACTCTCAAGGAAACCATTGAATGGGGTGGGCGAAACATGGATAAGAAGAAAAGCAAACTTGTTGGCATAGTAGGTGGAGATGGAACTAAGGAAATACGTATTGAGCGGACAGATGAATATGGCCGGATT TTGACACCAAAAGAAGCTTTTCGTCTACTCTCGCACAAGTTCCACGGCAAAGGCCCTGGAAAGATGAAACAAGAAAAGCGGATGCGGCAGTATCAGGAAGAGTTGAAAATAAAGCAGATGAAAAATGCTGATACACCA